In Candidatus Neomarinimicrobiota bacterium, the genomic stretch CGGGAAGTATACCTACATAGACGATTTCACCCCCCAGCAGCAGGCCGAAGTGGTGATGGAGAACTATGATCCTGAATTCGGTAAGCTGACCAAGGATGGGGACATCCTGGTCGGTGGCTTCAACTTCGGCACGGGCAGCTCCCGGGAGCAGGCAGCCACCGCGCTCAAGTACCGGGGCATCCGGCTGGTGCTGGCCGGGTCGCTGAGCGAGACCTATAAGCGCAACGCCATCAACAACGGCTTTCTGGTGCTGGAGGCGCCGGAGCTGGTGGAGGAGCTCAAGGCCCGCTATGGGACAAAGCAGCTCACCCTGCGAACGGGACTGGCGGCGACTGTGGACTTTATCCGCTCGCGAGTGACTGTGAATGGTAAGAATTATGTCATCAGTCCGGTTGGTGCCGCCGCACAGGAGATCATCGTCGCGGGTGGATTGGAGAGTTGGGTGAAAGGAAGAATTGCTGATCGCTGAAGGCTGAATGCTGATCGCTTAACCATTTCCAGGAGATAATACACATGCCTAAATACCGCATCGCCTGGCTGCCGGGTGACGGCGTCGGCCGCGACGTGATGGACTGCGCCCGCATGGTGCTGGAGAAGCTGGCACTGGATGCCGAGTACGTGCCTGGCGACATCGGGTGGGAGTT encodes the following:
- a CDS encoding isocitrate/isopropylmalate dehydrogenase family protein, which gives rise to MPKYRIAWLPGDGVGRDVMDCARMVLEKLALDAEYVPGDIGWE